The following are encoded together in the bacterium genome:
- a CDS encoding gamma-glutamyltransferase has protein sequence APVAGDTLRQPDLARTLSAIRDRGADAFHTGDLAASIAGAVARAGGVLSADDLAGYRPVWREPLRGRYRDCEVVAMPPPSSGGVLLIAMLNLLEPYELGAMPRDGAALAHLLAEAMSFAFADRSRWLGDPDAVAIPVGWLTSRARADSLRALIRPDAVVPWQSLGGAAVVAPGPDHTTHLSVVDAEGAAVAATLTINLGFGAGMMAPGTGVVLNDEMDDFAAAPGAPNAFGLPGGEANAVGAGRRPLSSMTPTILLRGGRVALVTGSPGGSRIITTTLQTVVNVVDFGMDAARAVARPRLHQQWWPPVLYVEPGAVGAAALDTLAAIGHVLATVPALGNAQVVTVDPVSGVVRGASDPRGVGAAAGTSPPASGAAR, from the coding sequence CGGCGCCGGTCGCGGGGGACACGCTGCGGCAGCCGGACCTGGCGCGCACCCTGTCCGCGATCCGCGACCGCGGCGCCGACGCGTTCCACACCGGCGACCTCGCCGCGTCCATCGCGGGCGCCGTCGCGCGGGCGGGCGGCGTCTTGTCGGCGGACGACCTGGCCGGCTACCGGCCGGTCTGGCGCGAACCGCTGCGCGGCCGCTACCGCGACTGCGAGGTCGTCGCCATGCCGCCGCCGAGCTCGGGCGGCGTGCTGCTGATCGCGATGCTCAACCTGCTGGAGCCCTACGAACTGGGCGCGATGCCGCGCGACGGCGCCGCCCTGGCGCACCTGCTGGCCGAGGCCATGTCCTTCGCCTTCGCCGACCGCAGCCGCTGGCTCGGCGACCCGGACGCCGTGGCGATCCCGGTGGGTTGGCTGACCTCGCGCGCGCGGGCCGACTCGCTGCGCGCGCTGATCCGTCCCGACGCCGTCGTGCCCTGGCAGAGCCTCGGGGGGGCCGCGGTCGTCGCGCCCGGCCCCGACCACACCACGCACCTCAGCGTCGTGGACGCCGAAGGCGCCGCCGTCGCGGCGACCCTGACGATCAACCTGGGCTTCGGCGCCGGGATGATGGCGCCGGGCACCGGCGTGGTGCTCAACGACGAGATGGACGACTTCGCCGCGGCGCCGGGCGCGCCCAACGCTTTCGGCCTGCCGGGCGGCGAGGCCAACGCCGTGGGCGCGGGCCGCCGCCCGCTCTCGAGCATGACCCCCACGATCCTGCTGCGCGGGGGCCGCGTCGCGCTGGTCACCGGCAGCCCCGGCGGTTCGCGCATCATCACCACGACGCTGCAGACGGTCGTCAACGTCGTGGACTTCGGGATGGACGCGGCGCGCGCCGTCGCCCGGCCCCGGCTGCACCAGCAGTGGTGGCCGCCGGTGCTCTACGTCGAACCCGGCGCGGTCGGCGCGGCGGCCCTCGACACGCTGGCCGCGATCGGGCACGTCCTGGCGACCGTCCCCGCCCTGGGCAACGCCCAGGTGGTGACCGTCGACCCCGTCAGCGGCGTGGTCCGGGGCGCCAGCGACCCGCGCGGCGTCGGCGCGGCCGCCGGCACGTCGCCGCCCGCGTCCGGCGCCGCGCGCTGA
- a CDS encoding M28 family peptidase, translated as MFRRCGWIRESLVVAWLLAIAPFPAGAQTTAADDGLGMLARVRTLSADELQGRGNGTAAALAAADTVAAWFRAAGLAAPPGCDGMRGDFALRGEGLDGLTGRNVLGWSPGRGALADDLVVIGAHYDHLGLARAADGATVTGIYRGAEDNASGVAVMAELARRLHADPTAADRCALLFVAFAGEEAGLQGATAALRAAPLAGRNVRLMLNLDSVGRLRADRLYVGGLGSSPRLRPLVEGVNRGHGLVLELSDGGWDASDHVAFNTAGIPVLFLFTGAHPEYHTVQDRWELVEPGGLARVAAFARDLAAAVAADPGGFPYAPQTALPPATGERGKTRAWLGTIPDFVENAGGVKLSGVMPGSPAEEAGLRQGDVLVAMEGSEVADLAGLTALLQAHGAGETVAVTVLRDGERRVFAVTLRDRPR; from the coding sequence ATGTTTCGAAGGTGCGGATGGATCCGGGAATCGCTGGTCGTCGCCTGGCTGCTGGCGATCGCGCCGTTCCCGGCGGGCGCGCAGACGACGGCCGCCGACGACGGTCTCGGGATGCTGGCGCGCGTGCGGACGCTGTCCGCCGACGAACTGCAGGGACGCGGCAACGGCACCGCCGCCGCTCTGGCGGCCGCGGACACGGTCGCGGCCTGGTTCCGGGCGGCCGGCCTCGCGGCGCCGCCTGGTTGCGACGGGATGCGCGGCGACTTCGCGCTGCGAGGGGAGGGGCTGGACGGTCTCACCGGCCGCAACGTCCTGGGCTGGTCCCCTGGCCGCGGCGCGCTGGCCGACGACCTCGTGGTGATCGGCGCCCACTACGACCATCTGGGACTGGCCCGCGCCGCCGACGGCGCGACCGTCACGGGGATCTACCGCGGCGCCGAGGACAACGCCTCCGGCGTGGCGGTGATGGCCGAACTCGCGCGTCGCCTGCACGCCGACCCGACGGCCGCCGACCGCTGCGCACTGCTCTTCGTCGCCTTCGCGGGCGAGGAGGCGGGGTTGCAGGGCGCGACGGCGGCGCTGCGCGCCGCGCCGCTGGCGGGCCGCAACGTGCGGCTGATGCTGAACCTGGACTCCGTCGGCCGGCTGCGCGCCGACCGTCTCTACGTCGGCGGTCTGGGCTCGTCGCCGCGCCTGCGCCCGCTGGTGGAGGGCGTGAATCGCGGGCACGGCCTGGTCCTGGAACTCAGCGACGGCGGCTGGGACGCCAGCGACCACGTCGCCTTCAACACGGCCGGGATCCCCGTGCTGTTCCTCTTCACCGGCGCCCACCCCGAGTACCACACGGTCCAGGATCGCTGGGAACTCGTCGAACCCGGCGGCCTGGCCCGCGTCGCCGCCTTCGCGCGCGACCTCGCGGCGGCCGTCGCCGCCGACCCCGGCGGCTTCCCGTACGCCCCCCAGACCGCGCTGCCGCCCGCCACCGGCGAGCGCGGCAAGACCCGCGCCTGGCTCGGCACCATCCCGGACTTCGTGGAGAACGCCGGCGGCGTGAAGCTGTCCGGCGTCATGCCGGGCAGCCCGGCCGAGGAGGCGGGGCTGCGTCAGGGCGACGTGCTGGTCGCGATGGAGGGGAGCGAGGTGGCGGATCTCGCGGGGCTCACCGCCCTGCTGCAGGCGCACGGCGCTGGCGAGACCGTCGCGGTGACGGTCCTGCGCGACGGCGAACGCCGGGTCTTCGCCGTCACGCTGCGCGATCGTCCCCGCTGA
- a CDS encoding long-chain fatty acid--CoA ligase, protein MPAATIPGLFLTAVSEHPRPDCFSHKGPDGGYVDVSSAEALQRVRALRAALLSLGVVPGDRVAILSENRLEWALTDLATLSLGAVDVPIYPTLLPDTIEYILRDCQPVAMFVSTREQAEKLRGIRDRLPFLKHVHAYDDLELPGVARMSDLERTGRDLLARDPAAAGDDAGPARPQDLCSIIYTSGTTGDPKGVMLSHANFVSNVLASASLIDIGPRDKVLSFLPLSHVLERMAGFYIMMAVGTGIAYASSVESVADDMRLVRPTVMISVPRLYEKIYARVTAAAMAGGPVKRLIFDWARGVGQEWGRRVRAGDKVPPGLAFQRRLADRLVFSKLRARTGGRLRFFVSGGAPLAPHINEFFYAAGMIILEGYGLTETSPVIAVNSFDHFRVGSVGKVIPGVEVKIAEDGEIDTRGPNVMLGYYNNPVATREVLTEDGWLHTGDIGRFDEDGYLYITDRKKDLIVTAGGKNVAPQPLENAFKKNKFISQVVVLGDHRPYLTCLIVPNFEELEAWAAEHKVHAPDRAALLREPAVLAKYQRGLDRTNSKFPGFGSVKKFALLDRELTLENDELTPTLKVRRRVIQKKYAAVIDGMYGEAAHV, encoded by the coding sequence ATGCCCGCCGCGACCATCCCCGGACTGTTCCTGACCGCCGTTTCCGAGCATCCCCGCCCCGACTGTTTCTCCCACAAGGGTCCTGACGGCGGGTACGTCGACGTCTCGAGCGCCGAAGCCCTGCAGAGGGTGCGCGCGCTGCGGGCCGCGCTGCTCTCGCTGGGGGTCGTCCCCGGCGACCGGGTCGCGATCCTGTCGGAGAACCGGCTGGAGTGGGCGCTGACCGACCTGGCGACGCTCTCGCTGGGCGCCGTGGACGTGCCCATCTACCCCACCCTGCTGCCCGACACCATCGAGTACATCCTGCGGGACTGCCAGCCGGTGGCCATGTTCGTCTCGACGCGGGAACAGGCGGAGAAGCTGCGGGGGATCCGCGACCGGCTGCCGTTCCTGAAGCACGTCCACGCCTACGACGACCTGGAACTGCCCGGCGTGGCGCGGATGTCCGACCTGGAGCGGACGGGCCGCGACCTCCTGGCGCGGGACCCGGCGGCCGCCGGCGACGACGCCGGACCCGCGCGGCCGCAGGACCTCTGCAGCATCATCTACACCAGCGGCACCACCGGCGACCCCAAGGGCGTGATGCTCTCGCACGCCAACTTCGTCTCGAACGTGCTGGCCAGCGCCTCGCTGATCGACATCGGGCCGCGCGACAAGGTGCTGTCCTTCCTGCCGCTGTCGCACGTCCTGGAGCGGATGGCCGGTTTTTACATCATGATGGCGGTCGGCACGGGCATCGCCTACGCGAGCAGCGTGGAGTCCGTCGCCGACGACATGCGGCTGGTCCGCCCGACGGTGATGATCAGCGTGCCGCGGCTGTACGAGAAGATCTACGCCCGGGTCACCGCCGCCGCCATGGCCGGCGGGCCGGTCAAACGCCTGATCTTCGACTGGGCCCGCGGCGTGGGCCAGGAGTGGGGGCGCCGCGTGCGCGCGGGCGACAAGGTCCCCCCCGGCCTGGCGTTCCAGCGCCGCCTCGCCGACCGGCTGGTGTTCTCGAAGCTGCGCGCCCGCACCGGCGGCCGCCTGCGCTTCTTCGTCTCCGGCGGCGCGCCGCTGGCGCCGCACATCAACGAGTTCTTCTACGCCGCCGGCATGATCATCCTGGAGGGCTACGGCCTGACCGAGACCTCGCCGGTGATCGCGGTGAACAGCTTCGACCACTTCCGGGTCGGCAGCGTCGGCAAGGTGATCCCCGGCGTGGAGGTGAAGATCGCCGAGGACGGCGAGATCGACACCCGCGGCCCCAACGTCATGCTCGGCTACTACAACAACCCGGTCGCGACCCGCGAGGTGCTGACCGAGGACGGCTGGCTGCACACCGGCGACATCGGGCGCTTCGACGAGGACGGGTACCTGTACATCACCGACCGCAAGAAGGACCTGATCGTCACGGCCGGCGGCAAGAACGTCGCGCCGCAGCCGCTGGAGAACGCCTTCAAGAAGAACAAGTTCATCAGCCAGGTGGTGGTCCTGGGCGACCACCGGCCCTACCTGACCTGCCTGATCGTGCCGAACTTCGAGGAGCTGGAGGCGTGGGCCGCCGAGCACAAGGTGCACGCGCCCGACCGGGCCGCCCTGCTGCGCGAGCCGGCCGTGCTCGCCAAGTACCAGCGCGGCCTCGACCGCACCAACAGCAAGTTCCCCGGCTTCGGGTCGGTGAAGAAATTCGCCCTGCTCGATCGCGAACTGACCCTGGAGAACGACGAGCTGACGCCCACCCTGAAGGTGCGGCGGCGGGTGATCCAGAAGAAGTACGCGGCGGTCATCGACGGGATGTACGGCGAGGCGGCCCACGTCTGA